The proteins below come from a single Capricornis sumatraensis isolate serow.1 chromosome 14, serow.2, whole genome shotgun sequence genomic window:
- the TMCC2 gene encoding transmembrane and coiled-coil domains protein 2 isoform X3, which yields MKSKEEEKTVDKGDFLALNLAGGPGHGDADGPISLDVPDGAPDPQRTKAAIEHLHQKILKITEQIKIEQEARDDNVAEYLKLANNADKQQASRIKQVFEKKNQKSAQTIAQLHKKLEHYRRRLREIEQNGPSRQPKGVLRDMQQGLKDVGANVRAGISGFGGGVVEGVKGSLSGLSQATHSAVVSKPREFASLIRNKFGSADNIAHLKDPLDDGPPEEAARALSGSATLVSSPKYASDDECSSASASSAGAGSNSGAGPAAAAPGSPKSGPLYGGPGNVDAVLEELREIKEGQSHLEDSMEDLKAQLQRDYTYMTQCLQEERYRYERLEEQLNDLTELHQNEMTNLKQELASMEEKVAYQSYERARDIQEAVESCLTRVTKLELQQQQQQVVQLEGVENANARALLGKFISVILALMAVLLVFVSTAASFITPLMKTRLRVSSTALLALGLLLLWKHWDSLTYLLEHVLLPS from the exons ATGAAGTCCAAGGAAGAGGAGAAGACT GTCGACAAGGGGGACTTCCTGGCCCTGAACCTTGCCGGCGGCCCCGGCCATGGTGACGCCGATGGCCCCATCAGCTTGGACGTGCCGGACGGGGCCCCAGACCCCCAGCGGACCAAGGCGGCTATCGAGCACCTGCACCAGAAGATCCTGAAGATCACGGAGCAGATCAAGATCGAGCAGGAGGCGCGGGACGACAACGTGGCGGAGTACCTGAAGCTGGCCAACAACGCCGACAAGCAGCAGGCATCCCGCATCAAGCAGGTGTTCGAGAAGAAGAACCAGAAGTCGGCGCAGACCATCGCCCAACTGCACAAGAAGCTAGAGCACTACCGCCGGCGCCTGAGGGAGATCGAGCAGAACGGGCCGTCGCGGCAGCCCAAGGGCGTGCTGCGGGACATGCAGCAGGGCCTCAAGGACGTGGGCGCCAACGTGCGCGCCGGCATCAGCGGCTTCGGGGGCGGCGTGGTGGAGGGCGTCAAGGGCAGCCTCTCGGGCCTCTCGCAGGCCACGCACTCCGCCGTGGTATCCAAGCCCCGGGAGTTTGCCAGCCTCATCCGGAACAAGTTCGGCAGCGCCGACAACATCGCGCACCTGAAGGACCCCCTGGACGACGGGCCCCCCGAGGAGGCGGCCCGGGCGCTGAGCGGCAGCGCCACGCTCGTGTCCAGCCCCAAGTACGCCAGCGACGACGAGTGCTCCAGCGCCAGCGCCAGCTCGGCGGGCGCGGGCAGCAACTCGGGGGCCggtcccgccgccgccgcgcccggGAGCCCCAAGTCCGGCCCGCTGTACGGGGGCCCCGGCAACGTGGACGCTGTGCTGGAAGAACTGCGGGAGATCAAGGAGGGCCAGTCGCACCTGGAGGACTCGATGGAGGACCTGAAGGCGCAGCTGCAGAGGGACTACACCTACATGACCCAGTGCCTGCAGGAGGAGCGCTACAG GTACGAGCGGCTGGAGGAACAGCTCAATGACCTGACCGAACTTCACCAGAATGAGATGACCAACCTGAAGCAGGAGCTGGCCAGCATGGAGGAGAAGGTGGCCTACCAGTCCTACGAGAGGGCCCGGGACATCCAG GAGGCCGTGGAGTCCTGCCTGACCCGGGTCACCAAGCTGgagctccagcagcagcagcagcaggtggtgcAGCTGGAGGGCGTGGAGAACGCCAACGCGCGGGCCCTGCTGGGCAAGTTCATCAGCGTGATCCTGGCGCTCATGGCCGTGCTGCTGGTGTTCGTGTCCACCGCCGCCAGCTTCATCACGCCGCTCATGAAGACCCGCCTGCGCGTCTCCAGCACTGCCCTCCTGGCCCTTGGCCTCCTCCTGCTCTGGAAGCACTGGGACTCCCTCACCTACCTCCTGGAGCACGTGCTGCTGCCCAGCTGA
- the TMCC2 gene encoding transmembrane and coiled-coil domains protein 2 isoform X2, producing MAGAEPGSSGTPARRVRLPLASPVLPRECDPGALAPPVDGWALRAPGTPSPARLREAVPTQVDKGDFLALNLAGGPGHGDADGPISLDVPDGAPDPQRTKAAIEHLHQKILKITEQIKIEQEARDDNVAEYLKLANNADKQQASRIKQVFEKKNQKSAQTIAQLHKKLEHYRRRLREIEQNGPSRQPKGVLRDMQQGLKDVGANVRAGISGFGGGVVEGVKGSLSGLSQATHSAVVSKPREFASLIRNKFGSADNIAHLKDPLDDGPPEEAARALSGSATLVSSPKYASDDECSSASASSAGAGSNSGAGPAAAAPGSPKSGPLYGGPGNVDAVLEELREIKEGQSHLEDSMEDLKAQLQRDYTYMTQCLQEERYRYERLEEQLNDLTELHQNEMTNLKQELASMEEKVAYQSYERARDIQEAVESCLTRVTKLELQQQQQQVVQLEGVENANARALLGKFISVILALMAVLLVFVSTAASFITPLMKTRLRVSSTALLALGLLLLWKHWDSLTYLLEHVLLPS from the exons ATGGCGGGTGCAGAGCCTGGGAGCTCCGGGACACCTGCCCGCAGAGTCCGGCTTCCCTTGGCCAGCCCCGTGCTGCCCCGGGAATGTGACCCTGGGGCCCTGGCACCGCCTGTGGATGGCTGGGCCCTCAGAGCCCCTGGCACCCCATCGCCAGCCCGGCTGCGGGAAGCAGTGCCCACGCAG GTCGACAAGGGGGACTTCCTGGCCCTGAACCTTGCCGGCGGCCCCGGCCATGGTGACGCCGATGGCCCCATCAGCTTGGACGTGCCGGACGGGGCCCCAGACCCCCAGCGGACCAAGGCGGCTATCGAGCACCTGCACCAGAAGATCCTGAAGATCACGGAGCAGATCAAGATCGAGCAGGAGGCGCGGGACGACAACGTGGCGGAGTACCTGAAGCTGGCCAACAACGCCGACAAGCAGCAGGCATCCCGCATCAAGCAGGTGTTCGAGAAGAAGAACCAGAAGTCGGCGCAGACCATCGCCCAACTGCACAAGAAGCTAGAGCACTACCGCCGGCGCCTGAGGGAGATCGAGCAGAACGGGCCGTCGCGGCAGCCCAAGGGCGTGCTGCGGGACATGCAGCAGGGCCTCAAGGACGTGGGCGCCAACGTGCGCGCCGGCATCAGCGGCTTCGGGGGCGGCGTGGTGGAGGGCGTCAAGGGCAGCCTCTCGGGCCTCTCGCAGGCCACGCACTCCGCCGTGGTATCCAAGCCCCGGGAGTTTGCCAGCCTCATCCGGAACAAGTTCGGCAGCGCCGACAACATCGCGCACCTGAAGGACCCCCTGGACGACGGGCCCCCCGAGGAGGCGGCCCGGGCGCTGAGCGGCAGCGCCACGCTCGTGTCCAGCCCCAAGTACGCCAGCGACGACGAGTGCTCCAGCGCCAGCGCCAGCTCGGCGGGCGCGGGCAGCAACTCGGGGGCCggtcccgccgccgccgcgcccggGAGCCCCAAGTCCGGCCCGCTGTACGGGGGCCCCGGCAACGTGGACGCTGTGCTGGAAGAACTGCGGGAGATCAAGGAGGGCCAGTCGCACCTGGAGGACTCGATGGAGGACCTGAAGGCGCAGCTGCAGAGGGACTACACCTACATGACCCAGTGCCTGCAGGAGGAGCGCTACAG GTACGAGCGGCTGGAGGAACAGCTCAATGACCTGACCGAACTTCACCAGAATGAGATGACCAACCTGAAGCAGGAGCTGGCCAGCATGGAGGAGAAGGTGGCCTACCAGTCCTACGAGAGGGCCCGGGACATCCAG GAGGCCGTGGAGTCCTGCCTGACCCGGGTCACCAAGCTGgagctccagcagcagcagcagcaggtggtgcAGCTGGAGGGCGTGGAGAACGCCAACGCGCGGGCCCTGCTGGGCAAGTTCATCAGCGTGATCCTGGCGCTCATGGCCGTGCTGCTGGTGTTCGTGTCCACCGCCGCCAGCTTCATCACGCCGCTCATGAAGACCCGCCTGCGCGTCTCCAGCACTGCCCTCCTGGCCCTTGGCCTCCTCCTGCTCTGGAAGCACTGGGACTCCCTCACCTACCTCCTGGAGCACGTGCTGCTGCCCAGCTGA